One genomic window of Candidatus Pseudobacter hemicellulosilyticus includes the following:
- a CDS encoding PA14 domain-containing protein, whose translation MKKTLLLTTIGVFFCFAFLQAQNVFNPNDALVRYDANATLGTSTKPNPDILGLQKWVSVAAQGVSTGSGSYDVTSYKAYFININGAKMAFRLKFPKSWANPDSASKKYTIMTFFHGAGEPGCPSNGGVYNNERQMVYGAKLFRDRVDNGQFDGFLFYPQVAVASGCSSDWGAAPYSPYYDLIFRVIDSLAKYARVDVDKTFWDGLSNGGAAVWNVATVYPTRVSKIAPSAAANDKTNTADFVHIPVWFATGGKDNNPTPAWAQETLNTWKNAGADIRYTLYPTLGHSMWNNHWQEADFVPFMNDVHKANPLVFFQRYDWCPDAAINVKIGITPGFAAYEWQKDGVTIATRINSVNTITPGTTSIITYAAGGHEITVNAYGTYRVRFRRTAGGPWSDFSPKPAVIYSKPVTQTPDITVDGLNTKILPAPNGKTTVPLKLPEGYSSYQWYRNDTLLSVNTPVIEAVPGTYKARVVEEFGCGTIFSPEFKVVKSSGSPAPDPAKNLTATAASLTSIQLDWSENPNAGQNETGFEVYRGAQAGGPYTLINVTAADVLGYLDQNVPTGSEFYYVIRAVGTFGAAAVSNEVKSGTDVDILAPTAPPNFRVLSTATNYAFLKWDASTDNVGVLKYDVFVNGVKAYSTSSTSITVPNLDSNKVYTFYAKARDAAGNTSGPSGQVVASTAFTQNGINYKYFEATSYTTLPNFTVLTPIKTGYANTPDLSVRNRDANFSMLWEGYLKVPASATYTFEICSDDGSNLYIGKPYGNPELINHDGAHSNTCKTNTVYLSAGVHPIAVAYFNASGDRALTVSWQNNAGLAKAVIPASAYFRSYDVSANGTAPAAPANLVATGIAFNKMQLTWQHTGANVSGYELLRSIAANGTYLPIATVATTSYIDTNLTANTRYFYKIRAIGPGGESGYTGSYTDAFWKLDGNGSEAHGMTTRNLTLNNLTYVTNDKMEGAGAYTFTGANTSYATVDNSASGSFPSDGGYTQRTVAMWIKTTNANINNKRVLFEFGNSTNGLALRFNGTALQAGIASNSVRANISQSSLSGVSGWQAGGWNHVAVVYDRNILRLYVNGTLLQSNTALSFNSIAAAASNASRFGNNSGTAAGDHAFNEAVTAANGAFSGLMDAIWVINGALSATEINTLKGNTYKPSFDTTLIAPVAPVAPTGLAASLLPGNHAQLTWNDNSGDEQGFEIWRSVGNNTSFRLTTTRPGGATAQQTYTDSGLFANVSYYYKVRAKGAGGNSGYSNEVGVTTPNRVPVFEEVLDHTVQAGTTFTLPVKAVDPDGDALTFTAQNLPYFTSIVPVGNGLVNLVSTTTMWDQGVYNIWLFVDDGHNGKDTVRFTMVVNDNALPVITNIPDLTLTEGQQGSVALKATDLEGNAYINWRIENKPVFATLIDSGNGRASIKLQPGFDANGTYAITVVADDGYGGEARKTFSLTVNDLDPNEKFQLSFMWYTGGTPLWNDVDGRTNTFNTQNLVNVKGQTTAAGITKMGTTPASISGSDGRTTGNNSGVYPDNVMFNELRWGFDVGSNVQDTLRLRVYGLNPAKKFNFVFFGSHTCTWCGFNASTATTYKIGDETASVPFFNNTTVTDTIYQVQPSATGEVIITMIGDPAPNIGGVINALVIDANYDDSTVPAKPAGLAATLQNAGVVLTWQDKAYNEDNYRVYRATVRSGPYTALNPGASNPDAITYTDANTTAQTQYYYYVVGNNKYGVGISSDTVAIKTINKAPVITGVIASQFVKTDATVQDDFTVTDDPGEVLTVTIPNKPAFVTLQSLGSNNYRVIMSPTANDLGWKTITIRAEDDKGGVTTQDISITVSDKNTRSVYVKFGLWDNYAPSPWNNALGYGNAGFSRSNMTDENNQTTTFGFNFVEGWANVDYLGMMTGNNTGVFPDVILRSGILDNVTATRQIRFTGLDDSKRYNLVFVGAHNEGVNAAVRYAAGSISDTLNSRYNSFQTANLNGLQSSGGLITVSMNILTGSTYNALCAIQIEEYASSLAPMAPKNMYAEPADRTVVNLSWSDRTNNEDASGGFQLQRATDSLFTTGVVTYNLAANITTYANTGLSYNTKYWYRVRAKVGGVFTEYSNIAKAVTPQSRVFVNFNFSTGVAAFPWNNLTTAPNLQETFNNLGNESGQPSGISLAIEEVFNGENIAGVQTGNNSGIVPDKVLESCFWIDNTQLSTIRVSNLNQSKRYRFGFIGSMGNVMWYAGNYAATYTINGRTVYLNSWMNSTKIVYIGDVVPDANGDVVVQFSTTNEAAWGFNSGMIIEAYDDAQGGNQLNVVMPGQLAETGEQTLAVVPTEDLAVKKEETRTITAIRTYPNPFQDVVNIDFNNASASNQITVDVYDLGGALMYRKNYDKMPAGANTLRLNTGDVNLGVGVYMITLRVNGKVAHAAKMIRSVTK comes from the coding sequence ATGAAGAAAACATTACTTCTAACCACAATTGGTGTGTTCTTTTGCTTTGCATTCCTGCAGGCGCAGAACGTATTCAATCCCAACGATGCCCTGGTACGGTATGATGCCAATGCCACACTGGGAACATCTACCAAGCCCAACCCTGACATACTGGGCCTGCAGAAATGGGTCAGCGTTGCTGCCCAGGGCGTAAGCACCGGCAGCGGTTCTTACGATGTCACTTCCTATAAAGCGTACTTCATTAATATCAACGGAGCCAAGATGGCCTTCCGCCTGAAGTTCCCGAAAAGCTGGGCCAATCCGGACTCTGCCAGCAAGAAATACACCATCATGACCTTCTTTCACGGCGCCGGTGAACCGGGCTGCCCCTCTAACGGTGGTGTATACAATAACGAACGCCAGATGGTGTATGGCGCCAAGCTGTTCCGCGACCGCGTAGACAACGGCCAGTTCGATGGCTTCCTGTTCTACCCCCAGGTGGCGGTGGCCAGCGGCTGTTCCAGCGACTGGGGCGCTGCACCTTACTCGCCCTATTATGACCTGATCTTCCGCGTTATTGACTCCCTGGCCAAATACGCCCGGGTAGATGTAGATAAAACTTTCTGGGACGGTCTATCTAACGGTGGCGCAGCTGTGTGGAACGTTGCTACCGTATATCCTACCAGGGTATCCAAGATAGCTCCTTCCGCTGCCGCCAACGATAAGACCAACACGGCCGACTTTGTGCATATCCCCGTCTGGTTCGCCACCGGTGGCAAGGACAATAACCCCACACCGGCCTGGGCGCAGGAAACACTCAACACCTGGAAGAATGCAGGTGCTGATATCCGTTATACGCTCTATCCCACACTGGGCCACAGCATGTGGAATAATCACTGGCAGGAAGCCGATTTCGTTCCTTTCATGAACGATGTACATAAAGCCAACCCGCTGGTATTCTTCCAGCGGTACGACTGGTGCCCGGATGCTGCTATCAATGTAAAAATTGGTATCACACCCGGTTTTGCCGCTTATGAATGGCAGAAGGACGGCGTAACCATTGCCACCCGCATCAATAGTGTCAATACCATTACACCCGGCACTACTTCTATCATCACCTATGCAGCCGGTGGACATGAGATCACTGTAAACGCCTACGGTACTTACCGGGTCCGCTTCAGAAGGACGGCCGGCGGTCCCTGGTCTGATTTCTCTCCCAAACCCGCTGTTATCTATTCCAAACCTGTAACACAGACACCGGATATCACGGTGGATGGCCTCAATACCAAAATATTACCGGCGCCCAACGGCAAAACAACCGTTCCGCTGAAACTGCCCGAAGGCTATTCCAGCTACCAGTGGTACCGGAACGATACCCTGCTGTCTGTCAATACCCCGGTCATTGAAGCCGTACCCGGTACCTATAAAGCAAGAGTAGTGGAAGAATTCGGTTGCGGTACTATCTTCTCGCCCGAATTCAAAGTGGTGAAAAGCTCCGGCAGCCCCGCTCCGGATCCCGCCAAGAACCTTACTGCCACTGCCGCTTCGCTGACCAGCATCCAGCTGGACTGGAGCGAAAACCCCAACGCAGGACAGAACGAGACCGGTTTTGAAGTATACCGCGGCGCCCAGGCCGGTGGTCCTTACACGCTGATCAATGTAACGGCGGCTGATGTGCTGGGCTACCTGGATCAGAACGTGCCTACCGGCAGCGAGTTCTATTATGTGATCAGGGCCGTAGGAACTTTTGGCGCCGCCGCAGTCAGCAATGAGGTAAAGAGTGGTACCGATGTGGATATCCTGGCGCCCACAGCGCCCCCTAACTTCAGGGTGCTGTCCACCGCCACCAACTACGCATTCCTGAAATGGGATGCTTCCACGGATAACGTAGGCGTATTGAAATATGACGTGTTCGTGAACGGCGTAAAAGCCTACAGTACTTCCAGTACCAGCATTACCGTGCCCAACCTGGATAGTAATAAAGTATATACCTTCTATGCCAAAGCAAGGGATGCTGCAGGCAATACCTCCGGCCCCAGCGGCCAGGTAGTGGCTTCTACCGCCTTTACACAGAACGGTATCAACTATAAATATTTTGAAGCTACCAGCTATACCACGCTGCCTAACTTCACCGTGCTGACTCCCATCAAAACAGGGTACGCCAATACGCCGGATCTGAGCGTACGGAACAGGGACGCCAACTTCTCCATGCTCTGGGAAGGCTACCTCAAAGTGCCTGCATCGGCTACCTATACTTTTGAGATCTGTTCTGACGACGGCAGTAACCTGTATATCGGTAAGCCTTATGGTAATCCTGAGCTGATCAACCATGACGGAGCGCATAGCAATACCTGTAAAACAAACACTGTCTACCTGTCTGCGGGCGTGCATCCGATTGCCGTTGCTTACTTCAATGCTTCCGGCGACCGCGCGCTGACCGTCAGCTGGCAGAACAATGCCGGCCTGGCCAAAGCCGTGATCCCGGCCTCTGCCTATTTCCGGAGCTATGACGTAAGCGCCAATGGCACTGCACCGGCCGCCCCCGCCAACCTGGTGGCTACCGGCATTGCCTTTAATAAAATGCAGCTGACCTGGCAGCATACCGGCGCCAATGTTTCCGGTTATGAACTGCTGCGTTCCATAGCCGCCAATGGCACCTACCTGCCTATCGCCACTGTGGCCACCACCTCTTATATAGATACCAACCTGACAGCTAACACGCGGTATTTCTATAAGATAAGGGCTATTGGACCCGGTGGTGAATCAGGTTACACCGGTTCTTATACAGATGCCTTCTGGAAACTGGATGGCAACGGTAGTGAAGCGCATGGTATGACCACCAGGAACCTGACGCTGAACAACCTGACCTATGTCACCAATGATAAGATGGAAGGTGCCGGCGCCTATACCTTTACCGGCGCCAATACCTCCTACGCTACTGTTGACAACAGCGCCAGCGGTTCTTTCCCCAGTGATGGCGGATATACCCAGCGTACTGTGGCTATGTGGATCAAGACCACCAACGCCAATATCAATAACAAACGTGTGCTGTTTGAATTTGGTAACTCCACCAATGGTCTCGCACTGCGTTTCAATGGTACGGCGCTGCAGGCAGGTATTGCCAGCAACAGCGTTCGCGCCAATATTTCCCAGTCCAGTCTTTCCGGTGTGAGCGGCTGGCAGGCAGGCGGCTGGAACCATGTGGCTGTAGTATATGATCGCAATATTCTGCGGTTGTATGTCAACGGTACCCTGCTGCAAAGTAATACAGCACTGTCCTTTAACAGCATAGCCGCGGCGGCCAGCAATGCTTCCCGCTTCGGTAATAACTCCGGCACTGCTGCTGGCGACCATGCCTTCAATGAAGCCGTGACAGCGGCCAACGGCGCCTTTAGCGGCCTGATGGATGCCATCTGGGTCATCAATGGCGCCCTCAGTGCCACCGAGATCAATACACTGAAAGGAAATACCTACAAACCTTCTTTCGATACTACCCTGATAGCACCTGTTGCGCCGGTAGCACCTACCGGTCTGGCAGCTTCCCTGCTGCCCGGCAACCATGCCCAGCTGACCTGGAACGATAATTCCGGTGATGAGCAGGGCTTCGAGATCTGGCGCTCCGTAGGAAATAATACCAGCTTCCGCCTCACGACTACCCGTCCTGGCGGGGCTACTGCCCAGCAGACCTATACTGACAGCGGCCTGTTTGCCAACGTATCTTATTATTATAAGGTGCGGGCCAAAGGCGCCGGCGGTAATTCCGGGTACAGCAATGAGGTAGGGGTTACCACTCCCAACAGGGTGCCTGTATTTGAAGAGGTCCTGGATCATACCGTTCAGGCCGGTACTACTTTCACTCTGCCGGTGAAAGCGGTTGACCCGGATGGCGACGCCCTGACCTTTACTGCACAGAACCTGCCTTATTTCACTTCCATTGTGCCTGTAGGCAATGGCCTGGTGAACCTGGTATCCACTACTACCATGTGGGATCAGGGGGTATACAATATCTGGCTCTTTGTGGATGATGGCCATAATGGCAAGGATACCGTTCGCTTCACTATGGTGGTGAATGATAACGCCCTGCCGGTGATCACCAATATTCCCGACCTGACCCTTACAGAAGGTCAGCAGGGTTCTGTGGCCCTGAAGGCCACCGACCTGGAAGGCAATGCCTATATCAACTGGAGAATTGAGAACAAGCCGGTATTTGCCACGCTGATCGACAGCGGCAACGGTCGCGCTTCCATCAAACTGCAGCCCGGCTTTGATGCCAACGGTACTTATGCTATCACTGTAGTGGCCGATGACGGTTACGGCGGTGAAGCCAGGAAGACCTTCAGCCTCACGGTGAACGACCTGGATCCCAACGAGAAGTTCCAGCTGAGCTTCATGTGGTACACCGGCGGTACACCGCTGTGGAATGATGTGGATGGCCGTACCAATACCTTCAATACACAGAACCTGGTGAATGTGAAAGGCCAGACAACGGCTGCCGGCATCACCAAGATGGGCACTACGCCCGCCAGTATCTCCGGTTCCGATGGCCGCACCACCGGCAACAATTCCGGTGTGTACCCGGACAACGTGATGTTCAATGAGCTGCGCTGGGGCTTTGATGTAGGCTCCAATGTGCAGGATACCCTGCGCCTGCGGGTATATGGTCTGAACCCGGCCAAGAAGTTCAACTTTGTCTTCTTCGGCAGCCATACCTGTACCTGGTGCGGATTCAATGCCAGCACAGCTACTACCTATAAGATCGGCGACGAGACAGCTTCTGTACCGTTCTTTAATAATACTACTGTTACTGATACCATCTACCAGGTACAGCCCAGCGCTACCGGTGAAGTGATCATTACCATGATCGGTGATCCTGCTCCCAATATCGGTGGGGTGATCAACGCCCTGGTGATTGACGCCAACTATGACGACAGTACTGTTCCGGCCAAACCAGCCGGCCTGGCTGCCACCCTGCAAAACGCAGGTGTGGTGCTGACCTGGCAGGATAAAGCCTACAATGAGGACAATTACAGGGTATACCGCGCCACTGTGCGTTCAGGACCTTATACGGCCCTCAACCCCGGCGCTTCCAACCCTGACGCTATTACTTATACGGATGCCAATACCACCGCACAGACCCAGTACTACTATTATGTAGTGGGTAATAATAAATATGGTGTTGGTATCTCCAGTGATACAGTGGCTATCAAGACCATCAATAAAGCACCGGTTATCACCGGCGTGATCGCCAGCCAGTTTGTGAAAACAGATGCTACCGTACAGGATGATTTCACCGTGACCGATGATCCGGGTGAAGTGTTGACCGTTACCATCCCCAATAAACCGGCCTTTGTAACCCTGCAGTCGCTGGGTAGCAATAACTACCGCGTGATCATGAGTCCCACTGCCAATGACCTTGGCTGGAAGACCATCACCATCCGCGCTGAGGACGATAAAGGTGGTGTGACCACACAGGATATCAGTATCACTGTTTCCGATAAGAATACCCGTTCAGTGTATGTCAAGTTCGGTCTCTGGGATAACTATGCACCCAGTCCCTGGAACAACGCCCTCGGTTATGGCAATGCCGGCTTCAGCCGCAGCAATATGACCGATGAGAATAACCAGACCACTACCTTCGGCTTCAACTTTGTAGAAGGCTGGGCCAACGTGGATTACCTGGGTATGATGACCGGCAACAATACCGGTGTGTTCCCTGATGTGATCCTGCGCAGCGGTATCCTGGACAACGTCACTGCTACCCGCCAGATCCGGTTCACCGGCCTGGACGACAGCAAACGCTATAACCTGGTATTTGTGGGCGCACACAATGAAGGCGTAAATGCAGCAGTACGTTATGCTGCCGGCAGCATCAGCGATACGCTGAACAGCCGCTACAACTCCTTCCAGACTGCCAACCTGAACGGCCTGCAGTCTTCCGGTGGCCTGATCACCGTGTCCATGAATATCCTGACCGGTTCTACCTACAACGCACTCTGCGCTATCCAGATTGAAGAGTATGCCTCCAGCCTGGCGCCCATGGCTCCCAAGAACATGTATGCAGAGCCTGCAGACAGGACCGTGGTCAACCTGAGCTGGTCTGACAGGACCAATAATGAAGATGCTTCCGGTGGCTTCCAGCTGCAAAGGGCAACTGACTCCCTGTTCACTACAGGAGTTGTGACCTATAACCTGGCTGCCAATATCACTACCTACGCCAATACCGGCCTGAGCTACAATACCAAATACTGGTACCGCGTAAGGGCTAAAGTAGGTGGCGTATTCACCGAGTACAGCAATATTGCAAAAGCCGTTACACCGCAATCCCGCGTGTTTGTGAACTTCAACTTCTCTACAGGTGTGGCCGCGTTCCCCTGGAACAACCTGACCACTGCGCCTAACCTGCAGGAAACTTTCAATAACCTGGGCAACGAGTCCGGTCAGCCGAGCGGTATCTCCCTGGCTATTGAAGAAGTATTCAACGGTGAGAACATTGCAGGTGTGCAAACAGGTAATAACTCCGGTATTGTTCCGGACAAAGTGCTGGAATCCTGCTTCTGGATCGACAATACACAATTGTCTACCATCCGGGTCAGCAACCTGAACCAGTCCAAACGCTACCGCTTCGGCTTCATAGGCAGCATGGGCAACGTGATGTGGTATGCCGGTAACTATGCCGCTACCTATACCATCAACGGCAGAACGGTTTACCTCAACTCCTGGATGAACAGCACCAAGATCGTGTACATCGGGGATGTGGTGCCGGATGCTAACGGTGATGTGGTAGTACAATTCTCTACCACCAATGAAGCAGCCTGGGGCTTTAACTCCGGTATGATCATTGAAGCCTACGATGATGCACAGGGCGGCAACCAGCTGAACGTGGTAATGCCTGGCCAGCTGGCAGAAACCGGCGAGCAGACCCTGGCGGTAGTGCCCACTGAGGACCTGGCTGTTAAGAAAGAAGAGACCAGGACCATCACCGCAATAAGGACTTATCCCAATCCGTTCCAGGATGTAGTGAACATTGATTTCAACAACGCCAGTGCATCTAACCAGATCACGGTGGATGTATACGACCTGGGCGGTGCGCTGATGTACCGGAAGAATTACGATAAAATGCCGGCCGGCGCCAACACATTGCGCCTCAATACCGGAGATGTGAACCTGGGTGTGGGTGTGTACATGATCACCCTGCGTGTGAACGGTAAAGTAGCACATGCAGCTAAAATGATCCGGTCCGTGACCAAATAG
- a CDS encoding glycosyltransferase family 2 protein, protein MSYTLQVIFWISLFIIFYSYLGYGILLWFLVRIKKWFKKPAPTAAAADPYPAVALVVAAYNEEDFIEQKITNTLELDYPESRLELIFITDGSSDRTAEIIARYPRIKLLHQPERRGKVAAMNRAIQQVQSPLVIFCDANTLLNRECITNIVQHYADPKVGGVAGEKRIWQKEADAAAAAGEGLYWKYESFLKKLDSDLYTAVGAAGELFSVRKALFEKAPEGTIIEDFVQSLKLCVNGYVVRYEPNAYAAEAASASIKEEMKRKVRICAGAFQAMILLKELFNVFRYPVVSFQFISHRILRWTLCPVALITLLLSNIALVIWQPALFYEIVLGFQVVFYVLAITGWIYASRNIRLKAVYIPFYFLFMNLSVFMGFSRFIRNKQTVLWEKAARSTMG, encoded by the coding sequence ATGAGTTACACACTACAAGTCATTTTTTGGATAAGTCTGTTCATTATCTTTTACAGCTACCTCGGCTATGGCATCCTGCTGTGGTTTTTGGTTCGTATCAAAAAATGGTTTAAAAAACCAGCTCCCACAGCGGCTGCGGCGGATCCTTATCCTGCTGTGGCACTGGTAGTGGCTGCTTACAATGAAGAAGATTTCATTGAGCAGAAGATCACCAATACGCTGGAGCTGGATTACCCGGAAAGCAGGCTGGAACTGATCTTCATCACAGACGGTTCATCAGACCGCACGGCGGAGATCATTGCCCGCTACCCCCGTATCAAACTGCTGCACCAGCCGGAACGCCGGGGTAAGGTGGCCGCTATGAACCGGGCCATCCAGCAGGTGCAGTCCCCCCTGGTGATCTTCTGTGACGCCAATACCCTGCTGAACAGGGAGTGTATTACGAATATTGTGCAACATTATGCCGATCCCAAGGTTGGCGGCGTGGCCGGGGAGAAAAGGATCTGGCAGAAAGAAGCGGATGCTGCAGCGGCGGCCGGCGAAGGACTGTATTGGAAATATGAGTCATTCCTGAAAAAGCTGGACTCCGACCTGTATACCGCTGTGGGCGCGGCCGGCGAGCTGTTCTCCGTACGCAAAGCGCTGTTTGAAAAAGCACCTGAAGGCACCATCATAGAAGACTTTGTACAATCCCTCAAATTATGTGTCAACGGGTACGTGGTACGCTACGAGCCCAATGCCTATGCGGCCGAAGCCGCCTCTGCTTCCATCAAAGAAGAGATGAAGCGTAAAGTGCGCATCTGTGCAGGCGCATTCCAGGCTATGATCCTGCTGAAAGAGCTGTTCAATGTGTTCCGCTACCCGGTGGTTTCCTTCCAGTTCATCTCCCACCGGATCCTGCGCTGGACCCTCTGTCCCGTAGCGCTGATCACGCTTTTGCTGAGCAATATTGCCCTGGTGATCTGGCAGCCGGCCCTTTTCTATGAAATAGTGCTGGGCTTCCAGGTAGTGTTCTATGTGCTGGCCATTACCGGCTGGATCTACGCCAGCCGCAATATCCGGCTCAAGGCGGTCTATATCCCCTTTTATTTCCTCTTCATGAACCTCTCTGTATTCATGGGGTTCAGCCGTTTTATCCGGAACAAACAGACCGTACTCTGGGAAAAAGCCGCCCGGAGCACAATGGGTTAA
- a CDS encoding response regulator has product MKKLVLAIDDSKAIRFLLQTVLGKDYQVVTAPDGCSAMYWLSKRNLPDLIIVDPQLPDMQDWELIEQLSSSGIYRDIPLVVLSSLEKEQVAAQCLEFGVADHFTKPFNPVDLMASVSRVLNNSQLAAAPVAHAS; this is encoded by the coding sequence ATGAAAAAACTTGTACTCGCAATTGACGACAGTAAGGCAATACGTTTTTTGTTGCAAACTGTACTCGGCAAAGACTATCAGGTGGTAACAGCGCCCGATGGCTGTTCAGCTATGTATTGGCTGTCTAAAAGAAACCTGCCCGACCTCATCATTGTAGACCCCCAGCTACCGGATATGCAGGATTGGGAATTAATTGAACAACTTTCTTCCAGTGGTATCTATAGGGATATCCCGCTGGTGGTTTTATCGTCTCTGGAAAAAGAGCAAGTAGCCGCTCAGTGCCTGGAATTTGGTGTAGCAGATCATTTCACGAAGCCGTTCAACCCGGTGGACCTGATGGCATCTGTGAGCCGTGTGCTGAATAACAGCCAGCTGGCCGCAGCGCCTGTTGCACACGC